The proteins below come from a single Brevundimonas sp. LM2 genomic window:
- the lepA gene encoding translation elongation factor 4, whose product MTTPPIERIRNFSVVAHIDHGKSTLSDRLIQVTGGLTAREMSAQVLDSMEIEKERGITIKAQTVRLNYRAKDGLEYVLNLMDTPGHVDFAYEVSRSLAACEGSLLVVDASQGVEAQTLANVYQAIDNNHEIVPVLNKIDLPAAEPERVRQQIEDVIGIDASDAVLCSAKSGIGIEDVLEAIVTRLPAPKGDPAAPLKALLVDAWYDPYLGVVVLVRVFDGILKAGMRVKMMQNGSTHLIDRVGVFLPKNTPVDQLGPGEVGFITAQIKEVADAAVGDTITDEKKPTTEALNGFKQVQSVVFCGLFPVDAADFEDLRAAIGRLRLNDASFTFEMESSAALGFGFRCGFLGLLHLEIIQERLSREFNLDLIATAPSVVYKIGLRDGSELDLHNPADLPDVMQIETISEPWIKATILTPDEYLGGVIKLCQDRRGSQIELSYVGSRALVVYELPLNEVVFDFYDRLKSISKGYASFDYELTDYKVGDLVKMSILVNAEPVDALSMLVHRGRAETRGRGMVEKMKDLIPPHMFVIPIQAAIGGKIIARETVRALRKDVTSKCYGGDATRKKKLLEKQKAGKKRMRQFGKVEIPQEAFIAALKMDDD is encoded by the coding sequence ATGACGACGCCCCCCATCGAACGAATCCGAAATTTCTCCGTGGTCGCCCATATCGACCATGGCAAATCCACATTGTCCGACCGGCTGATCCAGGTGACCGGCGGGCTGACCGCGCGGGAGATGTCGGCGCAGGTTCTGGATTCGATGGAGATCGAGAAGGAGCGGGGGATCACGATCAAGGCGCAGACGGTGCGTCTGAACTACCGGGCCAAGGACGGGCTGGAGTATGTGCTCAACCTGATGGACACGCCGGGGCATGTGGACTTCGCCTATGAGGTCAGCCGCTCGCTGGCGGCGTGCGAAGGCAGCCTGCTGGTCGTCGATGCGTCCCAGGGCGTCGAGGCCCAGACCCTGGCCAATGTCTACCAGGCCATCGACAACAACCACGAGATCGTGCCGGTCCTGAACAAGATCGACCTGCCCGCCGCCGAGCCCGAGCGGGTGCGCCAGCAGATCGAGGACGTGATCGGCATCGACGCCTCCGACGCGGTCCTGTGCAGCGCCAAGTCCGGCATCGGCATCGAGGACGTGCTGGAGGCCATCGTCACCCGCCTGCCGGCCCCCAAGGGCGACCCCGCCGCCCCGCTGAAGGCCCTGCTGGTCGACGCCTGGTACGATCCCTACCTCGGCGTCGTCGTCCTGGTGCGTGTGTTCGACGGCATCCTGAAGGCCGGGATGCGGGTCAAGATGATGCAGAACGGCTCGACCCACCTGATCGACCGGGTCGGCGTCTTCCTGCCCAAGAACACCCCGGTGGACCAGTTGGGCCCCGGCGAGGTCGGCTTCATCACCGCCCAGATCAAGGAGGTGGCCGACGCCGCCGTCGGCGACACCATCACCGATGAGAAGAAGCCGACGACCGAGGCCCTGAACGGGTTCAAACAGGTCCAGTCGGTGGTGTTCTGCGGCCTGTTCCCGGTCGACGCCGCCGATTTCGAGGACCTGCGCGCCGCCATCGGCCGGCTGCGGCTGAACGACGCCAGCTTCACCTTCGAGATGGAATCCAGCGCGGCGCTGGGCTTCGGCTTCCGCTGCGGCTTCCTGGGTCTGCTGCATCTGGAGATTATCCAGGAGCGCCTGTCCCGCGAGTTCAACCTCGACCTGATCGCGACCGCCCCCTCGGTGGTCTACAAGATCGGCCTGCGCGACGGCTCCGAACTGGACCTGCACAACCCCGCCGACCTGCCCGACGTGATGCAGATCGAGACCATCAGCGAGCCCTGGATCAAGGCCACCATCTTGACCCCCGACGAATACCTGGGCGGGGTCATCAAGCTGTGCCAGGACCGGCGCGGCTCCCAGATCGAGCTGTCCTACGTGGGATCGCGCGCGCTGGTGGTCTATGAGCTGCCGCTGAACGAGGTGGTGTTCGACTTCTACGACCGGCTGAAGTCGATCTCGAAGGGCTATGCCAGCTTCGATTACGAACTGACCGACTACAAGGTCGGCGACCTGGTCAAGATGAGCATCCTGGTCAATGCCGAGCCGGTCGACGCCCTGAGCATGCTGGTCCACCGCGGCCGGGCCGAGACGCGCGGCCGGGGCATGGTCGAGAAGATGAAGGACCTGATCCCGCCCCACATGTTCGTCATCCCGATCCAGGCCGCCATCGGCGGCAAGATCATCGCGCGGGAGACCGTGCGGGCGCTGCGCAAGGACGTGACGTCCAAATGCTACGGCGGCGACGCGACGCGGAAGAAGAAGCTGCTGGAGAAGCAGAAGGCCGGCAAGAAGCGCATGCGGCAGTTCGGGAAGGTGGAGATCCCGCAGGAGGCGTTCATCGCGGCGCTGAAGATGGATGATGATTGA
- a CDS encoding protein adenylyltransferase SelO family protein, whose translation MPVSPTYAPDPRFFDLGDEYGDAVRPAEFPRTILRHRNQAAAASVGLATLTEAEWIAAFGRFQPLPGQPGPIAMRYHGHQFRTYNPDLGDGRGFLAGQLREASGPARRLLDLGTKGSGTTPWSRSGDGRLTLKGGVREVLAAAMLESQGVPTSRALSLIETGEALERGDEPSPTRSAVLVRLQHSHIRFGTFQRAAYFERTDQIETLVEHVRSLYHPAVAPGDAPGLLAAIAAASARLTARWIAAGFVHGVLNTDNLNVTGESFDYGPWRFLPHYEPGFTAAYFDSQGLYAFARQPEAVFWNLTQLAGCLKLVAEAGPLTEALNGFGPAYIRELRAAFLERLGVKSLGEAADQRLLDTTLALLREGGAAIRWEPLFHDWFGGFASAARALSGPRAKAWQGEAFDAFRFALFEHEPDRPERLEHPAFATAEPEEMLIDEVEAIWSAIDGDDDWSPLKQKLGRIDAARAARS comes from the coding sequence ATGCCCGTCAGCCCGACCTATGCGCCCGATCCCCGTTTTTTCGACCTGGGAGATGAATACGGCGACGCCGTCCGCCCGGCCGAGTTCCCGCGGACGATCCTGCGCCATCGCAACCAGGCCGCGGCCGCCAGCGTGGGCCTGGCCACCCTGACGGAGGCCGAGTGGATCGCGGCCTTCGGTCGGTTCCAGCCCCTGCCCGGCCAACCGGGTCCGATCGCCATGCGCTATCACGGCCACCAGTTCAGGACCTACAATCCAGACCTCGGCGACGGGCGTGGCTTCCTCGCCGGCCAGTTGCGGGAGGCCTCGGGGCCGGCGCGTCGCCTGCTCGACCTCGGCACCAAAGGATCCGGCACGACGCCGTGGTCGCGGTCGGGCGACGGCCGGCTGACGCTGAAGGGCGGGGTGCGCGAGGTGCTGGCCGCGGCCATGCTGGAAAGCCAGGGCGTGCCGACCAGCCGGGCGCTCAGCCTGATCGAGACGGGAGAAGCGCTGGAGCGCGGCGACGAGCCGTCCCCGACCCGCTCCGCCGTTCTGGTGCGGCTGCAGCACAGCCACATCCGCTTCGGCACGTTTCAACGCGCCGCCTATTTCGAGCGGACCGACCAGATCGAGACCCTGGTCGAGCATGTCCGCAGCCTCTACCACCCGGCCGTGGCCCCCGGCGATGCGCCCGGGCTGCTGGCGGCCATCGCCGCGGCCTCGGCTAGGTTGACCGCGCGCTGGATCGCGGCGGGCTTCGTCCACGGCGTGCTGAACACCGACAATCTGAACGTCACGGGCGAGAGCTTCGACTACGGCCCCTGGCGCTTCCTGCCGCATTACGAGCCCGGCTTCACCGCCGCCTATTTCGACAGCCAGGGTCTATATGCCTTCGCCCGCCAGCCCGAGGCGGTGTTCTGGAACCTGACCCAGCTGGCCGGCTGCCTGAAGCTGGTCGCCGAGGCCGGGCCCCTGACCGAGGCCCTGAACGGCTTCGGCCCCGCCTATATTCGAGAGCTCCGCGCCGCCTTCCTGGAGCGGTTGGGCGTCAAGAGCCTGGGCGAGGCGGCCGACCAGAGGCTGCTCGACACCACATTGGCCCTGCTGCGCGAGGGCGGCGCGGCGATCCGGTGGGAGCCCCTGTTCCACGACTGGTTCGGCGGCTTCGCCTCCGCGGCCCGCGCCCTGTCGGGGCCGCGCGCGAAGGCCTGGCAGGGCGAGGCCTTCGACGCCTTCCGCTTCGCCCTGTTCGAACACGAGCCCGACCGGCCGGAACGGCTGGAGCATCCCGCCTTCGCTACCGCGGAACCCGAAGAGATGCTGATCGACGAGGTCGAAGCGATCTGGTCCGCGATCGACGGTGACGACGACTGGTCGCCTCTCAAGCAGAAATTGGGCCGGATCGATGCGGCGCGAGCCGCGCGCAGCTGA
- a CDS encoding DUF86 domain-containing protein: MPSDTDRQAWRDIADHGALAHDWAVEVDAEAFARDLMRFHATVRCLEIVSEAARRLSEPARSDDLPWRAIMDSGNAYRHAYHQITPLRIRYTAIINLPVLIAAAEAALAS, translated from the coding sequence ATGCCTTCTGACACGGACCGGCAGGCGTGGCGCGACATCGCCGATCACGGCGCTCTCGCGCACGACTGGGCCGTCGAAGTCGATGCGGAGGCGTTCGCGAGGGACCTTATGCGCTTTCACGCCACGGTCCGGTGTCTTGAGATCGTGTCGGAAGCGGCTCGCCGCCTGTCGGAACCCGCCCGTTCCGATGACCTGCCATGGCGCGCCATTATGGACAGTGGCAATGCCTATCGGCACGCCTATCATCAGATCACGCCGCTGCGTATTCGCTACACCGCGATCATCAATCTACCCGTGTTGATCGCCGCCGCCGAAGCCGCGCTCGCCTCTTGA
- a CDS encoding nucleotidyltransferase family protein, with translation MTRDAVIATLRANEAALRLKGVTHAALFGSVARGQAGPDSDIDIMVEIDPAAPVGVWEYLGITHFIGDLFPVKVDVSERAALKAHVRPSAERDAIHAF, from the coding sequence ATGACCCGCGACGCCGTCATCGCCACCCTGCGCGCCAACGAAGCGGCGCTGCGTCTCAAGGGCGTGACGCATGCGGCGTTGTTCGGGTCCGTCGCTCGCGGGCAGGCCGGGCCCGACAGCGACATCGACATCATGGTCGAGATCGATCCTGCGGCTCCTGTCGGCGTCTGGGAGTATTTGGGCATCACGCATTTCATCGGCGATCTCTTCCCCGTGAAGGTGGACGTATCGGAGCGCGCGGCGCTGAAGGCCCATGTTCGCCCGAGTGCGGAACGCGACGCGATCCATGCCTTCTGA
- a CDS encoding efflux RND transporter periplasmic adaptor subunit, which translates to MAPTTPMRLRLSLKTTAAVAGLGLLVAACGGGDAKEKAPPQRQSVTAATVSAVDLPRVVNASGSVSAWEEVPVGAETGGLVATGVFVDEGSYVRQGQTLVQLNDALLRAQLRQQQAAVQTAEANLARDEAALARSQELKERGFLSQASLDTAQADQRSSAASVASARAALSQTQTQLNQATVRAPVAGLIIRRSVTRGQIVQPGTELFRIVRDGRLELDAQVPETELALVRSGMPAAIVADQGGESTGRVRIVTSEVDPATRLGTARIALVGDSGLRPGMFARARIDVGAAPALTVPSDSVVFREGRAGVYVIGDNAAVRFTPVQTGERSGDRVAVTAGLASGQQVVVQGAGFLGEGDQVSVNRANTAGARPAPASPAATGAAQ; encoded by the coding sequence GTGGCCCCCACGACGCCGATGCGCCTCCGCCTCTCCCTCAAGACCACCGCCGCCGTCGCCGGACTGGGCCTTCTGGTCGCCGCCTGCGGGGGTGGGGACGCCAAGGAGAAGGCACCGCCCCAGCGCCAGTCGGTCACCGCCGCGACCGTCAGCGCGGTCGACCTGCCCCGCGTCGTCAACGCCTCGGGCAGCGTTTCCGCCTGGGAAGAGGTGCCCGTCGGGGCCGAGACCGGCGGCCTTGTTGCCACCGGGGTCTTCGTCGACGAGGGCAGCTATGTCCGCCAGGGTCAGACCCTGGTCCAACTGAATGACGCTCTCCTCCGCGCCCAGTTGCGGCAGCAGCAGGCGGCGGTCCAGACCGCCGAGGCCAACCTCGCGCGCGACGAGGCCGCCCTGGCGCGGTCCCAGGAGCTGAAGGAACGCGGCTTCCTCAGCCAGGCCTCGCTGGACACGGCCCAGGCCGACCAGCGCTCGTCGGCCGCCAGCGTGGCCTCCGCCCGTGCGGCGCTCAGCCAGACCCAGACCCAGCTGAACCAGGCCACGGTCCGCGCGCCCGTCGCCGGTCTGATCATCCGTCGCAGCGTGACGCGCGGTCAGATCGTCCAACCCGGCACCGAACTGTTCCGCATCGTCCGCGATGGCCGGCTGGAGTTGGACGCGCAGGTCCCGGAGACCGAACTGGCCCTGGTCCGGTCGGGCATGCCGGCGGCCATCGTGGCGGATCAGGGCGGAGAGAGCACCGGCCGGGTTCGCATCGTGACTTCCGAAGTCGACCCGGCCACCCGCCTCGGCACCGCCCGCATCGCCCTGGTGGGCGACAGCGGGCTGCGTCCCGGCATGTTCGCCCGGGCCCGGATCGACGTCGGAGCCGCCCCCGCCCTGACCGTGCCGTCGGACTCCGTCGTGTTCCGCGAGGGTCGGGCGGGCGTCTATGTGATCGGCGACAACGCCGCCGTCCGTTTCACCCCGGTGCAGACCGGCGAACGGTCGGGCGACCGGGTCGCCGTGACCGCCGGCCTGGCCTCGGGCCAGCAGGTCGTGGTCCAGGGCGCCGGCTTCCTCGGCGAGGGCGATCAGGTCTCGGTCAACCGCGCCAACACCGCCGGGGCCCGCCCGGCCCCGGCCTCGCCCGCGGCGACCGGAGCGGCCCAGTGA
- a CDS encoding efflux RND transporter permease subunit, whose product MNFANISSWSIRNPIPIILLFIILTLAGIGSYFNLRTNNFPDVDLPVVAVTVVQSGAAPTEMETQVTRLVEDAVAGLGQVRHITSTVNDSVSTTLIEFQLGVDLEKVTNDVRNAVSGVRQDLPADVQEPIIQRIEFTGTPIANFVVRAPGMSPEELSWFVDNTIAKRLLNVNGVSQIQRDGGVDREIRIKLDPARLEAQGITAAAVSNQLRGSNINLPGGRGEIGGEEQAIRTVGSAESVEALAETLIPIGTRTVRLGDLGQVVDEWSEPRGRARFNGQEVVGFGVVRSIGSSEVDVYEQSVAAIEALDEERADVVIEEVANTTSDVINNFHASVEALVLGAALAVIVVFIFLRDWRATLITAVAMPLSLIPTFWVMDLTNQSLNVVTLLALSLTVGILVDDAIVEIENIVRHIRQGKAPYPAAIEAADEIGLAVLATTATLVAVFAPTGFMPGIVGQFFKSFAIATCVSVLFSLLVARTLTPLMGAYLLKGDQGKEHAEPFWMAPYQRLLSWSLNSSARPDATLGARRPGFGRRMRNRLFDHRIWVVGMGLAFFVFSIFLAMRIPGEFIPVEDISRSTVTVEMAPGTTLDQTDAAVRQITDELQKRPEVASIFSSIGSATTSFGGGGGSGAGEVRRANLTVNLLKRADRDISQQAFEAEMGPILRQTPGARVQFGTSGGGGGSLLTIALVGDDGATLEAAAANVAREMRGIDGLSNVVSSAALVRPEILITPKSDVAALTGVSTQDISQAARVATLGDADQLLPKFNLGDRQIPIRVMLTEDARTSLGVIENLKVPTASGASVPLSAVADISFGAGPNQIDRYDRRRVANISAEMPGTTLGEATTAVNALPAITNLPEGVMQAVSGDVESFQELGTGFGFAIVTGILLMYAVLVLLFKSFLHPITILAALPVSFGGAFIALMLTDKSLSMPALIGIIMLTGIAAKNSILLVDYAIIAMQQGMTRRDALMDAAHKRAQPIIMTTLAMGLGMLPIAMALGEGTAFRSPMAVAVIGGLITSTALSLIFVPVIFSLIDGLKVRLEGRMNRMFGGQHEVAPARPEAPRPAE is encoded by the coding sequence GTGAATTTCGCCAACATCTCGTCCTGGTCGATCCGGAATCCCATTCCGATCATCCTGCTGTTCATTATCCTGACGCTGGCGGGCATCGGCAGTTATTTCAATCTGCGGACCAACAACTTCCCCGATGTCGACCTGCCAGTCGTGGCCGTCACCGTTGTTCAGTCGGGGGCGGCCCCGACCGAGATGGAGACCCAGGTCACCCGTCTGGTCGAGGATGCCGTCGCCGGTCTCGGGCAGGTCCGCCACATCACCTCGACGGTCAACGACTCCGTGTCGACCACGCTGATCGAATTCCAGCTCGGGGTCGATCTGGAGAAGGTCACCAACGACGTCCGCAACGCGGTTTCGGGGGTCCGTCAGGACCTGCCGGCCGATGTGCAGGAACCGATCATCCAGCGCATCGAATTCACCGGCACCCCGATCGCCAACTTCGTCGTCCGCGCCCCGGGCATGAGCCCCGAGGAGCTCAGCTGGTTCGTCGACAACACCATCGCCAAACGCCTGCTGAACGTGAACGGGGTCAGCCAGATCCAGCGCGACGGCGGCGTGGACCGCGAGATTCGCATCAAGCTCGACCCGGCCCGACTGGAGGCCCAGGGCATCACGGCCGCGGCGGTCTCGAACCAGCTGCGCGGCTCCAACATCAACCTGCCCGGCGGGCGGGGCGAGATCGGCGGCGAGGAACAGGCGATCCGCACGGTCGGCTCGGCCGAATCGGTGGAGGCCCTGGCCGAGACCCTGATCCCCATCGGCACCCGCACGGTTCGCCTGGGTGACCTCGGCCAGGTCGTGGACGAATGGTCGGAACCGCGCGGCCGCGCCCGGTTCAACGGCCAGGAAGTGGTCGGCTTCGGGGTCGTCCGCTCGATCGGCTCCAGCGAGGTCGACGTCTATGAACAGTCCGTCGCGGCCATCGAAGCCCTGGACGAAGAGCGCGCCGATGTGGTCATCGAGGAGGTCGCCAACACCACCTCCGACGTCATCAACAACTTCCATGCCTCGGTCGAGGCCCTGGTGCTGGGGGCCGCCCTGGCCGTCATCGTGGTCTTCATCTTCCTGCGCGACTGGCGGGCGACCCTGATCACGGCCGTGGCCATGCCCCTGTCGCTGATCCCGACCTTCTGGGTCATGGACCTGACCAATCAGTCGCTGAACGTGGTGACCCTGCTGGCCCTGTCGCTGACGGTCGGCATCCTGGTGGATGACGCGATCGTCGAGATCGAGAACATCGTCCGCCACATCCGCCAGGGCAAGGCCCCCTATCCCGCCGCGATCGAGGCCGCCGACGAGATCGGCCTGGCCGTCCTGGCCACCACCGCCACCCTGGTCGCCGTCTTCGCCCCCACCGGCTTCATGCCGGGGATCGTCGGGCAGTTCTTCAAGAGCTTCGCCATCGCCACCTGCGTCAGCGTGCTGTTCTCGCTGCTGGTCGCGCGGACCCTGACGCCGCTGATGGGGGCCTATCTGCTGAAGGGCGACCAGGGCAAGGAACACGCCGAACCCTTCTGGATGGCCCCCTACCAGCGGCTCCTGTCCTGGTCCCTGAACAGTTCGGCCCGCCCGGACGCCACCCTCGGCGCGCGCCGCCCCGGCTTCGGCCGCCGCATGCGCAACCGCCTGTTCGACCATCGGATCTGGGTCGTCGGCATGGGTCTGGCGTTCTTCGTCTTTTCCATCTTCCTGGCCATGCGCATTCCGGGCGAGTTCATCCCCGTCGAGGACATCTCGCGCTCGACCGTCACCGTCGAGATGGCCCCCGGCACGACCCTGGACCAGACCGACGCGGCCGTCCGGCAGATCACCGACGAACTGCAGAAGCGGCCCGAGGTGGCCTCCATCTTCTCGTCGATCGGTTCGGCGACGACCAGTTTCGGCGGTGGCGGTGGGTCCGGCGCGGGCGAGGTGCGGCGCGCCAACCTGACGGTCAATCTGCTGAAGCGGGCGGACCGGGACATCAGCCAGCAGGCGTTCGAGGCCGAGATGGGTCCCATCCTGCGCCAGACGCCCGGGGCCCGGGTCCAGTTCGGGACCAGCGGCGGGGGCGGCGGCAGTCTTCTGACCATCGCCCTGGTCGGCGACGACGGCGCAACCCTGGAAGCGGCGGCCGCGAACGTGGCCCGCGAGATGCGGGGCATCGATGGCCTGTCCAACGTCGTCTCCTCCGCCGCCCTGGTGCGGCCGGAGATCCTGATCACGCCCAAGTCCGACGTCGCCGCCCTGACCGGCGTCTCGACCCAGGACATCAGCCAGGCCGCGCGCGTCGCCACCCTGGGCGACGCCGACCAACTGCTGCCCAAGTTCAATCTGGGCGATCGTCAGATCCCCATCCGGGTCATGCTGACCGAGGATGCCCGGACCTCCCTGGGCGTGATCGAGAATCTGAAAGTGCCCACCGCCTCGGGCGCATCCGTGCCCCTGTCGGCCGTGGCCGACATCAGCTTCGGGGCCGGGCCCAACCAGATCGACCGCTATGATCGGCGGCGCGTCGCCAACATCAGCGCCGAAATGCCCGGCACCACCCTGGGCGAGGCCACCACGGCGGTGAACGCGCTTCCGGCGATCACCAACCTGCCCGAAGGGGTGATGCAGGCCGTGTCCGGCGATGTCGAAAGCTTCCAGGAGCTGGGCACCGGGTTCGGCTTCGCCATCGTCACCGGCATCCTGCTGATGTACGCGGTGCTGGTCCTGCTGTTCAAAAGCTTCCTGCACCCGATCACCATCCTGGCCGCCCTGCCTGTTTCGTTCGGCGGGGCCTTCATCGCCCTGATGCTGACGGACAAGTCGCTGTCGATGCCGGCCCTGATCGGGATCATCATGCTGACCGGCATCGCGGCCAAGAACTCCATCCTTCTGGTCGACTACGCCATCATCGCCATGCAGCAGGGCATGACCCGCCGCGACGCCCTGATGGACGCGGCGCACAAGCGGGCCCAGCCGATCATCATGACCACCCTGGCCATGGGCCTGGGCATGCTGCCGATCGCCATGGCCCTGGGCGAAGGCACCGCCTTCCGTTCGCCGATGGCCGTGGCCGTGATCGGAGGCCTGATCACCTCGACCGCCCTGTCCCTGATCTTCGTGCCGGTGATCTTCAGCCTGATCGACGGACTGAAGGTCCGGCTGGAGGGTCGCATGAACCGCATGTTCGGCGGTCAGCACGAAGTCGCGCCCGCCCGCCCGGAAGCCCCCCGGCCCGCGGAATAG
- a CDS encoding TonB-dependent receptor → MRLTNFLRCTASAAVVGTAVFGWAGVAAAQDQASSVDDIIVTAQKREQSLQDVPIVVTSLSEDLLQDAGVRDIKDMQILTPGLTVTSTQSEASTTVRIRGAGTVGDNPGLESSVGIVIDGVYRSRNSVGFGDLGELSRIEVLKGPQGTLFGKNTSAGVINIITALPSFTPGVEAEATGGNYGAWGVSGSVTGPISDTVAGRLFFATRKRDGFYDVDLGDGPRTNTEDQTQDFWTGRGQLLILPNDDVSVRLIADYSKREEFCCGAVQTRVGPSQAFIDALSAGSGQAPPVAGFGTVPFDRTSYANRDTPQEIEDMGLSAEANIDLNEWNATLTSITSWRDWSFQQGMDLDYTGADLLYRANDGSNGYGVDNLTQEFRLAGATDKLDWLVGVFATLENVYRDDSYVYGSDYNAFQSFLLTATVPTAAGGPSPSRLQCFTNPAGLLVNTVPFPGGIPAGSALCALGGVAPSAAAPVNPVGKAYQDHYSQRSESLAFFTNNTYRVTEQFDLTFGLRATYDKKRLMGLQDNLGTNGAACGGALANQNPANRAVSPIPGTANVATPAAALGLLCLPWANPLYDNRRISEEFDDSDISGTVKAAYRPNDDLLLYVSYARGYKGFGYNMDRVQTGVTPDASLFFAAETVDSYEAGFKATLFDGVMLLNATYFDQTFENFQLNTFLGTAFVVESIPELTSRGVDADLIWFTPIEGLSFQGGLTYTDAKYGDFGAADLSSPGRFPQLSLLPGARASFAPEWSATGAISFDRSLGGGLRGGFNLSAKYSTEYNTGSDLLPYKFQEDFTVVNGRVSLGSESESWTVDLWAQNLLDEEYTQVGFSAPLQGTAFANTTTPQADGTFYAPYNAATNTGDTQTYNAYLAAPRTYGVTLRVKY, encoded by the coding sequence ATGCGTCTTACCAATTTCCTCCGTTGCACCGCTTCGGCGGCCGTCGTCGGAACCGCCGTGTTCGGCTGGGCCGGCGTCGCCGCCGCTCAGGACCAGGCCTCGTCGGTCGATGACATCATCGTCACCGCCCAGAAGCGCGAGCAGAGCCTGCAGGACGTGCCGATCGTGGTCACCAGCCTGTCGGAAGACCTGCTGCAGGACGCCGGCGTCCGCGACATCAAGGACATGCAGATTCTGACGCCGGGCCTGACGGTCACCTCGACGCAGTCGGAAGCCTCGACCACGGTCCGCATCCGCGGCGCGGGCACCGTCGGCGACAACCCGGGTCTGGAAAGCTCGGTCGGCATCGTCATCGACGGCGTCTACCGCTCGCGCAACTCGGTCGGCTTCGGCGATCTGGGCGAACTGAGCCGCATCGAGGTTCTGAAGGGTCCGCAAGGCACCCTGTTCGGCAAGAACACCTCGGCCGGCGTCATCAACATCATCACCGCCCTGCCGTCCTTCACCCCCGGCGTCGAGGCCGAGGCCACCGGCGGCAACTACGGGGCCTGGGGTGTGTCCGGCTCGGTCACCGGCCCGATCAGCGACACGGTCGCCGGCCGCCTGTTCTTCGCCACGCGCAAGCGCGACGGCTTCTACGACGTCGACCTGGGCGACGGCCCGCGCACCAATACCGAAGACCAGACCCAGGACTTCTGGACGGGCCGCGGTCAACTGCTGATCCTGCCGAACGACGACGTCTCGGTCCGGCTGATCGCCGACTATTCGAAGCGCGAAGAGTTCTGCTGCGGTGCCGTGCAAACGCGCGTCGGTCCCTCTCAGGCCTTCATCGACGCCCTCTCGGCCGGCTCGGGCCAGGCGCCGCCGGTGGCGGGCTTCGGGACGGTGCCGTTCGACCGCACCTCCTACGCCAACCGCGACACGCCGCAGGAAATCGAGGACATGGGTCTGTCGGCGGAAGCCAACATCGACCTGAACGAATGGAACGCCACCCTGACGTCGATCACGTCTTGGCGCGACTGGTCGTTCCAGCAGGGCATGGATCTGGACTATACCGGGGCCGACCTGCTGTACCGAGCGAACGACGGGTCCAACGGCTACGGCGTCGACAACCTGACCCAGGAGTTCCGCCTGGCGGGCGCGACCGACAAGCTGGACTGGCTGGTCGGTGTCTTCGCGACGCTGGAGAACGTCTATCGCGACGACTCCTATGTTTACGGATCGGACTACAACGCCTTCCAGTCGTTCCTGTTGACGGCGACCGTGCCGACAGCAGCCGGCGGCCCCTCGCCGTCGCGCCTGCAGTGCTTCACCAATCCGGCCGGCCTGCTCGTCAACACGGTGCCTTTCCCCGGAGGAATCCCGGCAGGCTCCGCGCTTTGCGCCCTCGGCGGCGTGGCCCCCAGCGCCGCGGCCCCGGTCAATCCCGTCGGCAAGGCCTATCAGGATCACTACAGCCAGCGGTCCGAATCGCTCGCCTTCTTCACCAACAACACCTACCGCGTGACCGAGCAGTTCGACCTGACCTTCGGTCTGCGGGCGACCTACGACAAGAAACGTCTGATGGGGCTGCAGGACAACCTGGGCACCAATGGCGCGGCCTGCGGCGGGGCGCTGGCGAACCAGAACCCGGCCAACCGCGCCGTGTCGCCGATCCCGGGCACGGCCAATGTGGCCACGCCGGCCGCGGCGCTCGGCCTGCTCTGCCTGCCCTGGGCCAACCCGCTTTACGACAACCGCCGCATCTCCGAAGAGTTCGACGACTCCGACATCAGCGGCACCGTCAAGGCGGCCTATCGCCCGAACGACGACCTGCTGCTGTATGTGTCCTATGCCCGCGGCTACAAGGGCTTCGGCTACAACATGGACCGGGTGCAGACGGGCGTGACCCCCGACGCCTCGCTGTTCTTCGCGGCCGAAACCGTCGACAGCTATGAAGCCGGCTTCAAGGCCACGCTGTTCGACGGCGTGATGCTGCTGAACGCGACCTATTTCGACCAGACGTTCGAGAATTTCCAGCTCAACACCTTCCTGGGCACCGCCTTCGTGGTGGAGTCCATTCCTGAGCTGACCTCGCGCGGTGTCGACGCCGACCTGATCTGGTTCACCCCGATCGAGGGTCTGTCGTTCCAGGGCGGCCTGACCTACACCGACGCCAAATACGGCGACTTCGGTGCGGCCGACCTGTCCAGCCCGGGCCGCTTCCCGCAGCTGTCGCTGCTGCCTGGCGCGCGGGCCTCGTTCGCGCCCGAGTGGTCGGCGACCGGCGCGATCAGCTTCGATCGGTCGTTGGGCGGCGGGCTGCGCGGCGGGTTCAACCTGTCGGCCAAATATTCGACCGAGTACAACACCGGCTCCGACCTGCTGCCCTACAAGTTCCAGGAGGATTTCACGGTCGTGAACGGCCGGGTTTCGCTCGGCAGCGAAAGCGAGAGCTGGACCGTCGATCTGTGGGCCCAGAACCTGCTGGACGAAGAATACACCCAGGTCGGCTTCTCGGCCCCGCTGCAGGGGACGGCCTTCGCCAACACCACCACGCCCCAGGCGGACGGCACCTTCTACGCGCCGTATAACGCAGCGACCAACACGGGCGACACTCAGACCTACAACGCCTACCTGGCCGCGCCCCGCACCTACGGCGTGACCCTGCGCGTCAAATACTGA